GATGGGTGTCGCGGCGGGCGCCCTGGACGCGTACGTGGACGTCCGCGGCGTCCTGACGCCGGAGAACTTCATGGCCGGGAGCCTCGTGATCGAGGAGGCGGGTGGGGTGGTGAGCGACCCCCGGGGCCGGCCGCTTCCGTCGTTCCAGGCGATGACGGACACGTTCCTGCTGGTGGCCAGCGCCACCCCGGCCCTCCACGAGGCGGTCATGCGGGCGCTCGACGCGACGCGCTGGGGTCCCTGAGCCCCCTCGGGAGGCCCGCTCGGGACGCCCTTGACACGCGCGCGGCCACCCGGCTAGCGTGTGAACGTCGGATCAGCCTTGGTTGAACATATGTTCAATCCCCGCGCACTCGAGGGCATGTCGCCGGACGCCGTCGCCTTGATGGTGAGGATCGGCCGTCTCTACTACGAGCAGGGGCTGACCCAGCAGGCCATCGCGCGGGCGACCCGGCTCTCGCGCCCCACCGTCTCCCGCCTCCTCGAGCGGGGGCGACGCACCGGGATCGTCACGATCCGCATCCAGGATCCCCGGCAGCCCGCGCGCGCGCTCGAGGAGGTTCTGGCCCGGCGGTTCGGCCTCCAGCAGGCCATCCTGACCGCCGGGGAAGCGGATGCCGACCAGGAACCCCGCCGGAGCGTGGGGCAGGTCGCCGCCACCTACCTCCAGTCCGTCCTGCGCGACGGGATGACGGTCGGGGTCACCTGGGGCAAGACGCTCAGTGAGATGGCCCTCTGCTTGAAGCCGGCCCACCTCGCCCGTCTCACGGTGGTCCAGATGGTCGGGGGGCTCGCGGTCCTCGAGGACACGCTGGATACCACCGGCCTCGCCAAGGAGGTCGGCCGGGTGCTGGGTGGCCGGACGGTCCAGTTCCTCGCCCCCGCGTTCGTCGAGGATGCCGACGTGCGCCGCACGATCCGGTCGACGCGGCCTGTCCGTCAGGTGATGGACTTTCTCCGCCGTCTCGACATGGCGGTGGTCGGGATCGGCGCCGTCTCGCCTCACGTCCCCCTGGTGGAGCGCGGGTACCTGACGCCCGAGCGGATGGCGCGGTGCCGGCGGGCGGGCGCCCGCGGCGAGGTGCTCTTGCAGTTCTACGACGCGGTGGGCCGCCCGCTTCCGCCCCTCAACCGCAGCCTGATCGGGATGCGGCTCGAGGATCTCCCCCGGGTGCCGGTCGTCGTCGCCGTGGTCAGCGGGCCGCCCGACAAGACCGAGGCGGTGCTCGGGGCGCTTCGCGGTGGCCTCGTTCACGTCCTGGTCACCGACCTCGAGACGGCCCGGCGCGTGCTCGAGGCGGCTGACCGGGAGCGGCCGCCCGCCCCACCGACGCGGGCCGACGGGCGAGCCCGCCGGGACGGACCCGGCTCGGGGGGGAGGAGGAGACCCGGCCGGTGAGAGTGGCGGAGCTGATCGCGCCCCGTCGGATGCGGGTGACGGAGGGACCGGTCCCCACGGTCGGCCCCGACGAGCTCCTGGTTCGCATCCGGGCGGTCGGGATCTGCGGCTCGGATCTCCACTACTATGCCGAGGGCCGGATCGGTGACCAGCGCCTCGCCGCCGGTCACGTGCTCGG
Above is a window of Candidatus Methylomirabilota bacterium DNA encoding:
- a CDS encoding sugar-binding domain-containing protein; translation: MSPDAVALMVRIGRLYYEQGLTQQAIARATRLSRPTVSRLLERGRRTGIVTIRIQDPRQPARALEEVLARRFGLQQAILTAGEADADQEPRRSVGQVAATYLQSVLRDGMTVGVTWGKTLSEMALCLKPAHLARLTVVQMVGGLAVLEDTLDTTGLAKEVGRVLGGRTVQFLAPAFVEDADVRRTIRSTRPVRQVMDFLRRLDMAVVGIGAVSPHVPLVERGYLTPERMARCRRAGARGEVLLQFYDAVGRPLPPLNRSLIGMRLEDLPRVPVVVAVVSGPPDKTEAVLGALRGGLVHVLVTDLETARRVLEAADRERPPAPPTRADGRARRDGPGSGGRRRPGR